Genomic DNA from Deltaproteobacteria bacterium:
CTGCGACCTTGATTCTGAAATAGCGGAAGGATAGAAACGAAACGATCTTAGGAACACCGATGACGATTCGCTCTTTCGAATTGCTCCAACCCCACTCGCTAGCAGAAGCCGTCGAGCTTCTGCAAAAGCATGGCGACGACGCGCGCGCCATCGGCGGCGGCACGACGCTGGTGATTTTGATGAAGCAGCGCGCGCTCTACTATCCTTATTTGGTCGATTTGCAATCGGTGCCCGGTCTGAACGAAATCAAAATCGCGAGCGACGGCGTGCGCATCGGCGCTTTGACGACGCATCGAATGATCGAGCTGTCGCCGCTGATACGCCAATCGTTCCCGGCGGTGGCCGAAGCTTTCAGCCACATCGGCAATGTTCGAGTTCGCCAGACAGCGTCCATCGGAGGTAATCTCGCGCACGCCGATTACCGGCTCGATCCGCCGCCGCCGCTGCTTGCGCTCGGCGCCGAGATTACTGCTGTCGGTCCCAGCGGCGC
This window encodes:
- a CDS encoding xanthine dehydrogenase family protein subunit M → MTIRSFELLQPHSLAEAVELLQKHGDDARAIGGGTTLVILMKQRALYYPYLVDLQSVPGLNEIKIASDGVRIGALTTHRMIELSPLIRQSFPAVAEAFSHIGNVRVRQTASIGGNLAHADYRLDPPPPLLALGAEITAVGPSGARMIPLKNFFRGLYETVLDPGEILTEVKIPAMPANSKAVYLRYSTLSANDWPCVNVAAFLRKANGRCQELRVALGGVAATPLLISGLEFAYDQKLDDAVIEKILAAVDEQIAPSSDLRGSEWYKRKMARLFTKKAIAQLNG